A stretch of Aphelocoma coerulescens isolate FSJ_1873_10779 chromosome 1A, UR_Acoe_1.0, whole genome shotgun sequence DNA encodes these proteins:
- the DLD gene encoding dihydrolipoyl dehydrogenase, mitochondrial has protein sequence MQRWGRVSCALARRSHFDRIHHGLQGVCAVPQRSYADQVDADVTVIGSGPGGYVAAIKAAQLGFKTVCVEKNATLGGTCLNVGCIPSKALLNNSHLYHLAHGKDFASRGIEITGIRLNLEKMMEQKSSAVKALTGGIAHLFKQNKVVHVSGFGKITGKNQVTATKEDGSTQVINTKNILIATGSEVAPFPGITIDEDNIVSSTGALSLKKVPEKMVVIGAGVIGVELGSVWQRLGADVTAVEFMGHVGGMGIDMEISKNFQRILQKQGFKFKLNTKVTGATKRPDGKIDVAVEAAAGGKAEVITCDVLLVCIGRRPFTKNLGLEEIGIELDKRGRIPVNNRFQTKIPNIYAIGDVVAGPMLAHKAEDEGILCVEGMAGGAVHIDYNCVPSVIYTHPEVAWVGKSEEQLKEEGIEYKIGKFPFAANSRAKTNADTDGMVKILSQKSTDRMLGAHILGSGAGEMVNEAALAMEYGASCEDVARVCHAHPTVSEAFREANLAASFGKAINF, from the exons ATGCAGCGCTGGGGTCGCGTCTCCTGTGCGCTCGCTCGG agGAGCCATTTTGATCGGATTCATCATGGTCTTCAGGGGGTTTGTGCAGTGCCACAAAGGTCCTATGCCGATCAAG TTGATGCTGATGTCACGGTTATCGGCTCTGGCCCTGGAGGGTATGTTGCTGCTATCAAAGCAGCTCAGCTTGGATTTAAG ACTGTCTGTGTAGAAAAAAATGCAACGTTAGGGGGAACCTGCTTGAATGTTGGATGTATTCCATCCAAG GCCTTGCTGAACAACTCACATCTGTATCACTTGGCCCATGGAAAAGATTTCGCTAGTAGAGGAATTGAAA TTACAGGAATCCGTTTGAATCTAGAGAAGATGATGGAACAGAAGAGTAGTGCAGTGAAGGCCTTAACAGGTGGAATTGCTcatttatttaaacaaaacaag GTTGTACATGTATCTGGGTTTGGAAAAATAACTGGCAAAAACCAAGTCACTGCAACTAAAGAAGATGGCAGCACACAAGTTATCAATACAAAGAACATACTCATAGCCACAGGCTCAGAAGTtgctcccttccctggaattact ATTGATGAAGATAACATTGTGTCATCCACTGGTGCGCTGTCACTGAAAAAAGTTCCTGAAAAGATGGTTGTCATTGGTGCAGGAGTCATTGGTGTGGAACTG GGTTCAGTTTGGCAGCGCCTTGGTGCAGATGTGACAGCAGTTGAGTTCATGGGCCATGTTGGTGGAATGGGAATTGACATGGAGATCTCTAAAAACTTCCAACGTATTCTTCAGAAGCAGGGATTCAAGTTTAAACTGAACACCAAAGTTACCGGTGCTACCAAGAGACCAGATGGAAAAATAGATGTAGC TGttgaagctgctgctggtggcaaGGCAGAAGTAATAACTTGTGATGTGCTCCTAGTTTGCATTGGTAGGCGTCCATTCACAAAAAATCTAGGTCTTGAGGAAATTGGAATTGAACTTGATAAGAGGGGAAGAATTCCAGTCAACAACAGATTCCAAACCAAGATTCCAaa CATCTATGCTATTGGTGATGTAGTTGCTGGACCTATGCTGGCCCACAAAGCTGAGGATGAAGGCATTCTTTGTGTAGAAGGCATGGCTGGGGGAGCAGTTCACATTGACTATAACTGTGTTCCCTCTGTGATCTACACTCACCCTGAAGTGGCCTGGGTTGGCAAGTCAgaagaacagctgaaagaagag GGTATAGAATACAAAATTGGGAAATTTCCATTTGCTGCAAACAGTAGAGCAAAGACAAATGCTGACACAGATGGCATGGTAAAGATACTTAGTCAAAAGTCAACAGACAGGATGTTGGGTGCTCACATTTTAGGCTCA ggtgctggtgaaatggtgaaTGAAGCTGCCCTTGCTATGGAATATGGAGCATCATGTGAAGATGTAGCCAGAGTTTGCCATGCCCATCCA ACAGTGTCAGAAGCCTTCAGGGAAGCAAACCTAGCAGCATCCTTTGGCAAAGCTATCAACTTCTAA